The following is a genomic window from uncultured Hyphomonas sp..
ACAATCCGGGCTTCGTAGGCGACGCCGAGTTCGCCCAGAAGGCGAGCGGCTTCCTTCATCACCGGCCAGTCCGACTGACTGCCCATGATGATGCCGACCTTGGGGGATTCGCTTGTTGCCATGGCATCCTCGTTGGCGGAAAGCGCGCACCATATGCAGGCGGCCTGCCCCGTCAACTGCCGCCTGCTGGGGGAACTCGCTCCACAAGCTGCCGGACAGCACGTATCGTCAGGAAATGGCAGATGACGGCTTCCATGTGCAGGCAGAGCGGCGGCGGGCGCTGATCGACATCCTGGGTGTCGATCTGACGAGCGTTGACCGGCAGACGCGCGCCGCCATCGAGGCGCTTTGCGACGAGGTCATCGCCCTGCGGGAAGACCTCGCCAGCGCCCGGAAGGCCTTGTCGGAAGCCGAATTGCTGGCCGACAATGATGCCCTCTGCCCCATGTTCAACCGGCGCGCCTTCGAGCGCGAAGTCCGCCGCGAAATCGCGCTGGCCAGCCGTTTCGGCACGCCGCTCAGCCTGATTTTCACCGATCTTGACCATTTCAAGCCGGTGAACGACATCTTCGGCCACGCCACGGGTGATGCCGTGCTGCTGAAAGTTTCGGAAATCCTGCTCAGCCTCACGCGCGATACCGACATTGTCGGGCGCCTTGGCGGGGACGAGTTCGGCATCGTGCTGTCGCAGGCGACCCTTGCCGATTCACAGCGCAAGGCCGCCCAGCTGACGGAGCGGATCGATGCCCTGACGGTGCGCGGCGCAGCCGATGCGCCGGACAGGCGCCTGCGCATCGGCGCCTCCTGCGGGGTGGTTGCCTGGCAACCAGGCGAAGACGCCCGGCACCTGATTGCGCGGGCCGATCAGGCCATGTTTGCGCAAAAAGCGAACAGGAAAGCCGGGCGTTCTGCCCGCGGTTGAAGCGGAGTCTGATTCTGAAGGAGGATTCATTTGAGATCAGGGTGACGAAGGGTCAGCCTTATGCTTAAGTGTTGCTGTTAAGACACAGCCACTTAACAAGCAGAAGGAGACGAATATGTCGCTACAGGGCCGGAAAAGTGAGCTCGCCAACAAGCACCGCCAGCTGGACCAGAGAATTGAAGAAGAAGAAAAACGCCCGGCTGCCGACACCCTTCGCCTCAAAGATCTCAAGCGACAGAAACTCAAGATTAAAGAAGAGCTGCGATGGCTTGAAGCCAGCTAACGGCTGAATGGACCTGAGGTCCTTTCGCCGGTGTTTGCAGCAGGCGAAAGGACCGGTTCCATGCGGGACATTTTCGATCAGGACAAATCACTCAGCCTGGGCGTGATCCGTCAGGCCGCAGGCATATTCAACCTGCTGCTGGCCGCCCTGGTGTTGCTGGCCGTGTTGCGCGGCCTCGGCCGCCTGTTCACCGGCCATTTCATCGGTGCATTCGTGGAAACCCTCGGGGCCTTTGCCGCGCTTGGCTTCCTGTTCCTGGTCGTGCGGCTGCTGACCGAGCTGCTGGCCGCGCTGCA
Proteins encoded in this region:
- a CDS encoding GGDEF domain-containing protein, which gives rise to MADDGFHVQAERRRALIDILGVDLTSVDRQTRAAIEALCDEVIALREDLASARKALSEAELLADNDALCPMFNRRAFEREVRREIALASRFGTPLSLIFTDLDHFKPVNDIFGHATGDAVLLKVSEILLSLTRDTDIVGRLGGDEFGIVLSQATLADSQRKAAQLTERIDALTVRGAADAPDRRLRIGASCGVVAWQPGEDARHLIARADQAMFAQKANRKAGRSARG
- a CDS encoding YdcH family protein codes for the protein MSLQGRKSELANKHRQLDQRIEEEEKRPAADTLRLKDLKRQKLKIKEELRWLEAS